ACGAGCCACTAGATATAGTAGATGGAGTATGCTGCATATGTTGTGATATAGTGGGTCTCTTACTAAACCATGATCCATGTGAACCCGTTTGGCTagatattgatgaaaatagaTGATGCAAAGAACTACTACCacttttaaaagatgatgGTTGAATAACATCTCCAAGAAATTCATTTGAAGATATCGATGCTAAATTTGTAGTCCCTCTTTTCTTAGGTATTTCCCAACCTTTTGATGTAGAATGCATAGTAAGTGATGGAAATTGTTCAACAGTAGCATTAGAAGCTTCTTCAGAAGATGTAACGGTCCCAGTTTCACTTGGTTGTctcatattattaatcgAGTCAAATGACGCATTGTTAGCGTTATTATGATtgtgattattattattattatgattataattagtattattagtatttggTAAATgatctttaaaattatacGGTTTTTTCTTATGTCCAATTGATAATAGGTTAGAGTTGCCCATAGTATCAAATTCAACCCTACCTTTATATTTGGGTCCCAATAAACcagataatataaatattaatttattagcCACCACGGGATTCCCTGACAGAATAACTATTCTAGTAACATctgattttttcaataaatctCTAAAATCCATCATTATTTTAGCCATCAAAACAGTAAGAAACCCCATTTTATTACcatctttaatttctaaCCAGTTAAATACATCAATAAACCAAGATTCAACAAAGCCTTTTGAAGTCGTTGGATACATAAATAACCTTGGAGTAATATAGATGGATTCTATATTTGGTAtcaacattttttttaaacagGTTATAATACGTTCTGCTTCCACAGGATATTGATTTCTAATATCCACAGGTAATAAAATCTCTGAATTATCTCCATTATTACCACCACATGGCGATAGAACAAATGATcgataattattattggcgcctctatttttaattaaattaattataatatctTGAATCCGATCAAACCAAAGTGAAACTTGTTTCCAAACCTCACAAATAGCtactaaatattttttaggAACACAAAAGCAAATTGCTAACCTATTACTACCAgcttcaaaataaaataatcttgTCACCATTATCAAACCTGAAGTAGGGATAAATCTTATTTTAGTTGTTTGAGTACTATTTGATAATCTAATTGGCGAaccaaatatatattcttttaattcattaggCCTGATTTTTTGAATAGCAGTACCTTTAATACTAACGTATTCCATAGCTATCCTATAACTACATCGACTCATACGCTTAGCAGTCTCTTCCACAATAAACACACCAAACCCATCTTGAAATCGCTCATTCGATAAGGAAAGAGAGGAAGAAGTTCGCCGAATTAATGATGGTGGATTTGTCATGGTAGgcttttctttattttcagttTGTATATTACAGATCctatcatttttatcttttaatgtGTTTGTACCgaacaatttaaatttcaaatcatcaTACATATGATCCAACATATGGTTTTGTGCATATACCTTAGGGATATTAGTGTCTGtagtattaaaatttactGAAGATGTATCTACATTTGCAtttgaatgaaattttGCATGCAGAGAACCAGAATATAGATTAGACGcttgattatttgaattatttgtataatGCGTACTgaaattagaatttgaGCTTATATTGGAGTTATTACTGTTATTACTAGGATTAATGAGACTGGAGTTGGGACTCTTCCGCAACAAATGAGCCAACATTATAGATGATTAATAGTTAATCGATAGCCACAAAGGATTAGAAAAGATGAAActtataaaaatagatgacgataatagtaatagatGAGTTTgtaattatatatacttaATCTcgagaaaaataataatttgattactaatttaaaatatctcaACCAGTAATGAGAGTCCTTAAAAAATGTCTATTGGAAATGTAGTAAACGAACGATCACTTTCAACTGCAGGCTGCGACCCGGCTCAGAACCGAAATAACAACCGTATTATTGATCTTGACGGTCTTATGCATATACTAACTGCTTCTTGTGCCCTTTCAAGTGCTTTGTTTAAATCCTGCCATTTAAAGCTATTTATGctgtttttattaaattgttcATGTACAGGGACCACTCCGCGGTTTTCCTATATTTACCCGGAGTGTGATAATGTCACAAAATATTCTGACAAATCGGATTAAGCTAATTGCCACAAGATatgcaaatattttatttacatgCTTGGGAGACTTAAATGATAGTATATGAGTTTAAAGTTATATATTTAGCATATATAGATGAATAGAAATGGAAATGACTATCtctaaaaatgaatatgtAGTGACTACACTAATATAGGGAGatagaaatagaaaaatagGGAAATTAggaaatgataaaataggaatataattgtattGGATAAtgcaataaaaaaacacagATTTATATTACGATTTGGAAAAGAGATTAACACATACATACACACAAatatgcatatatataaatgagTGTAATAGGAATTAATGAGTAGAGAGTATTAGTTTAATGCTGTAGAATGTGCAGGAGCAGAAAATTTAGTTCTTTGTCATGATTGTTGTCTTTCATCGAACGGATTATCACGCTGTTGGTCGcctaatatttcttttgtaGACATAGTAGCAGATCTAGGAGAAGTTCCTAGGTCAAATTCATCGGTGCTATCAAATATGTTGGTATCCACATGGGGACTTGTTGATCTTATCAATGTAGGCATAGATAATCCTCCTGTTGTAACGTCGTAGGAATCTAATGGTTCTTTAGAAATACTATTTCTTGATGAACTCATACCCATTTCTAATTCAACGTCTGCATCAAATACAGTCTCTGGAGTAGAAGTTTgatcatcattttttttagaaaatgcAAAATTAGTAGGAAAATTAGATGAAGTTGCACTCTCCATGATTGACGTCAGGTTCTTATAATCCTCATCAACTAAAGGTAACGTGAAGTGATATTTCCCCCAACggaaatataatatagttATTGCGATTAAACAAGCAACATAAACAATCAGTGCGTAGTTCATTGTTCTTACTGTTACTGGCACTTGAGAAGGTAAACATACAGATCCCATTGATAATAGCAACCATACAATAGATGTGATATTAACAATCCAACCTAATTTATAATGTATCTTGATTGGTGCATTGCGtaatattcttcttcttgtaaataatactaatactaGAGGTAAGACTGTGGCAGAACATAAACACAATACTGCTGCACCAATGAATGCATTAAATGCCGCAGTAGAAAATAGTGCCAATATACCTAATAGATAAGATACTGCCATACTTAATAGGACAGAATATTTAGGAACTTTTGAAACAGATTGTGGATCCACATATGTCCAGAATTCGTGCTTTGGAATTGCATGATCACGACTAAAACTGTAAACCACACGAGATGAAGTTGTTATGGAACCAATCCCAGAGAAAAATAAGTTGCCCAGTATCATTAAGactaagaaaaaagaaacaaaggTGGAATGTGTAGATTGTGTGAAAATACTAACAATGGGCAGAATTTTATGATCTGCAAATAAATTAGTATTATCTGGTAAAATTAACATAATtggtaataaaaatataaaaccAGAAACAGTAGAAATTAAAACTGAAGCTGACATTGCTCTGGGGATATCTCGTTCTGCTTCTTTAACTTCATCTGCCAATGCAGGTAACATACTAAACCCTTGTAGTGTAAAATTAGATTGCTGAAAACCTATAATAAAGGAAACAAAACAATTAGCATATCCAGATAAACTATTATCGAAGTGAAATAAGGCGAATTTTAATGATCTATATTTTCCAGaatggaaaaataataaaagaatatcGATAAATAAAATGGCATATATAATCCAATAGACACAGactttatttataatttcaataaatcttGCCAATTTTAAGTTAACAATACCGACTATGGTTACtaccaaataaaatactataactgtgaagaatattaaatttgtttCTGAAATTAGATCATTATTGGCCATCAATATTAAGGAAATCGTTAATTGTGCACCTGCAAATGTGATACTTGTGCTCATAGTCCAATTACCAATTAATGTTAACCAACCTGTATACCATGAGCAaattaactttaatttctttggTGCTAGCATAGCACTACTCACATGAAGTTCCATGGGGAattttgaaacaatttCACCCAGAGATAAAGAACAAAACCATACCATAATACCGGATATTAAGAATCCCCACATGATTGTAGCAGGTCCACCATTCATCAAACCAATAGCCATACTAGTGCACATCCCTAAAACAGGGCTCATTAAACCAAACCCTAGCCCCATGACAGAGCCTCGTGACAATAAACTTTTATCTAAATCTTGATGATAGTTAAAATGCTCCACTTCTTGAGGTCCTTCAGTTTCTGCATCATCATGGAAAATGGTATATagattatcaaatatttcatctgGTTTTGGAATATTGATATCACGTAATGATTCTGGAACTGGTAAGGGTCTATAATCTTGAACCATTATTCATGtagtaaaaaattcaaaaattgaatttgttCGTAAGTATACAGGGTAATAAagataagaataaattaaaaataaaaataaaaaaagttcaAATGTGTATGATATGGATATATgttaacaattttaatagaGGATCTGTCTAGAAAATTTTAAGGCGAAATGTTGATATTAAGGTGAACTTTTCGTTAAATAGGAAAATgattcttatttttattattctctCCAGCTAAGCTAAAAAACTGCTTCTAAATACCTTTCAATATGGTCCACAGCCCTAAATTAGACTGCCAAATATTACTATAGTTTAGCAATATAAAGTCGCAGTATAtgaatgataaaaaaaggtTTTGTGATGtctattattatcacaCGCCTTTGTTTTTCAAGTAGGAACGCCTTTGTTGATACTTTTAAAATGGCTTAAAATATTCGCTCGTATATGcaatattcaataatgaCGCCACGTCACGTGTTTTTAATGATACAATATTCAAGgaaaagtatataaatattcaaaagcGATAATGTATAGTGTTGCGATATTGTAGATGAATGTTTGTTTCTTGTTGAccttaaattttattattttaattggattttcttttctgcTTTCAAGAATAAGCTTTATGTTGAAATAAAGAAATCTAACTCTAGGTCcgaaaattagaaaaataaagaatgtataacataaaatttaaactaTTGTAAAAATGTTTGATATAGTTTAATTGAACAAAGACCAAATAACCCTAGAAATTTGCCAGacaattaaatcaaattgaGCTATGGATGAAGATTTGTATGATGAGTTTGGTAATCTAATTGGTCAAGACGCCTTCGATTCTGATTCAGCTTCTGATCTTGAAGAGACAGAAAGACATTTTAATCAATCACAAGAGTCTTCTGATAAGgaatttgatgatgatggtaACTATCTCGATAatgaaatagaaaattcaaaagcTTTAGTTTCAGGTGCTCTAGGCACAGTGTACGACAGTGACGTCGAAGTTCTATCAGAATCCGAAGATAGACAATCTAAGGATCAACCAATTGTTGAACCAATAAATGACGTAAATGCTCACCTGAAGCATTTAGTATACACTAGATCAAACAATGATATACCTAAAATGCGGTACGATCCTGAATACTTCCTTGGAACCTTACATGCACCCGAAAGAGTTAGAAACATTTCAGTAGTTGGACCATTGCATTCTGGTAAAACTTCTTTAGTAGATTTATTAGTGCTTGAtgcatttaaaaaaataccgAATATGAGTAAGAATGTTAAGTTAGGATGGAAACCATTAAAATATACTGATAATACAAAATTGGAAATTGATAGGGGGATTTCTACAAAACTGAATGGTATTTCTTTCTTAGCTACAGATCTAAACGATAAATCTTTtgctttaaatattttagataCTCCTGGGCATGTCGATTTTATTGATGAAATGGCAGTGGGGATATCAGCATGTGATCTTGCAATTATTTGTATAGATGCGGTTGAAGGATTTACTTCAATAGTtgctaaattatttgatgagtgtaaaaatagaagaaaaatgggagttttatttgttatcaataaaattgaCAGATTAATACTAGAAATGAGATTACCGCCTAATGAGgcttatttaaaaatgaagcAAATTGTTGACGAAATCAATGAGATGTCAACCGATATAGAATATTGCCCTACAAAGAATAATGTATTATTTGCATCAACTAAATTAGGTTTcacattttcaataaaagaatttgtccagtattattattcatcaAAGCTACCGGCTGAAAAATCACAAGGATTTTGTCAAAGACTATGGGgagatatatattttgaaaaaggtAAGTTTAGTTCCCgaagaaataattctaaaactCCAACTTTTGTAgaatttattcttatacCACtgtataaaatatttaccaaTACCTTGGCAAATGAAAGGTCAACTTTAGCATCACTTATGAAATCTAACTTCAACATTCATCTAGGTGAATCTGATTTAACACTTGATCCACAACCATTATTGAGAAATATCCTTCGACAAATATTCCGCTCACAACAAGGATTAGTTGATAGTTTGGTAAATTTTGATAACAACTTAatcattgataataaaCTTAATTTATCCATTACacataaaattaataaaactgAAACTGCTTTATTGGCGCATGCactaaaaaatattgattacGGTGGAGAAGAGTGGAGCTTGGTACGTATATACCGTGGTTCGATTACTAAAGGTATGAAAATCCGTGTAACGGATTCTAGTATGGTCCCAACTAATCATAATGACTTTGCTACGAATAATAACCTGCAGAAACAAGAATTTGATACTGAAAGCATACTTGATGAATCTACAGAATCTGTAGTTACAGATATTGTATTACTGGGTGGAAGGTTTACTACGCCAGTCTCTGAGGCTTTTGAAAACCAAATCGTTCTAATTAAAGGCATTTACTCGTCATTCATTAAATCTGCCACAATAACAAGTGTGCAAGAAATTAGGATTCCGTTATTTTTCCCAATAAATTACATAAGTGATTCTGTGTTTAAAGTTGTTATTGAACCATATAATCCAAAAGAACTTCcgaaattattagatggTTTAAATAAGGTATCCAAGTATTATCCCggtattaaaattaaaatagaagAGTCTGGTGAACATATTATAGTAGGTAATGGTGAATTGTACTTAGATTGCGTCTTATAtgatttaagaaataattatgCCAATATggaaatcaaaatatctaTGCCTTTAACTATATTTTCAGAAAGCTGCTCATCTGAATCATTTGCATCTATACCAGTGaaatcatcaaataatatgatCGAGATTAGTATTGGTGTTGAACCCTTGccattaaatttaattaaagatttaagTGAGAATAACATTTCAGACGAAGAGTTAAATTCCAATAAGAGACAAATGTCGAAACTTTTGAGAACCAAATACGATTGGGACTCTCTAGAGGCAAGAAATGTTTGgacttttaataattgtaatgCATTTATTGATGATACATTAGAGGATGAAACAGATAAAGATAAGATCAATACGTATaagaaacaaataatacagGGGTTTCATTGGGCTATAAGAGAAGGACCTTTGGCAGAAGAACCTATTTATGGTGTTAAATTTAAgctattaaaattgatgataGATGATGAAAGTCAAGATACAGCCCTTATCTCTACCCAAATTATTCCATTAATTCGTAAAGCATGTTATGTTGGTCTATTGACTGGTAAACCAACCGTATTAGAACCGATTTATGAAGTTCAAGTTATTACAAAGAGTAATCTAATACCCATTGTTGAAGAAGTAATTAGAAAAAGACGTGGTGGCCGTATATACCGTAACAATAACATTGGTGGATCACCATTGAGTGAAATTAAGGCTCAAATCCCTGTCATCGATTCAATTGGATTTGAAGTTGACCTAAGGTTGGCTACAAGAGGTGGAGCAATGTGTCAGTTGCATTTCTGGAATAAAATTTGGAGGGAAGTTCCAGGGAATGTTATGGATAAAGACGCACCAATACCGAAATTGAAGCCTGCCCCATATAATAGTCTTGCTCGTGATTTTGTTATGAAGACAAGAAGACGTAAAGGATTAACTAATGGTGGGTTTATGAGTAATGATGGACCAACATTAGAATCATATATTGCTAGCGATCTCTATGAGCAATTAGTAGAGGGTGAATTAGtataaatttgttaatgAATGGTGCATCTCGTAATAGTTAACCaatagaaattaataatttcaatagtTATATCCGGGTGATTTTAagatgaataaaaattttccacattttaaaatttttcagctTGAAAATTTCCGGAAATGTGAAATGCGATgagatgatgaaaaattaatagtaGATTAACTagtgtaataataataatgtgtACATTATATATAAGATATTTCTTCTGTGActtgatatttattttaaaacagCTTAATTGTAATAGTGACATTTTAGTAGATCTaactatataaatttaaatatggCTAAAGgttataaattaaaagagcTACTAGCTCATCAAAAGGAAGTTGAAAAACAAGACAAAATTGAACAGGAAAAGCTTAGCAAGAAAAATGAACATTTAAAGAAAGCTGAGCCAAAAGTTGTTAACAGTGAAGATGTTAAAAAATCAGCAATCAAAAAAGCTATAACTATGGAGCCTGTTAAGGATACCGAAGAGTATGAAAGTAATGCTTTATCTCACAAAGAAAAGAGAAAGTTGAAGAagcaattgaaaaagatgaGTGAATTAGATAccaagaaagaaaaagaagaaaaggaaaatattgaagaacAAGATGAcgatgaaattgaagaagaagatgatgatgaagaaaagagattagatttggaaaaattatccAAGAGTGATTCTGAATCTGAatctgatgatgatgatgaagaagaagacgATGAAGAAGCTGAAAAAGAGTCTGAATCtgctgaagaagaagaagaagaagaagaagtagAAGATGTACCATTATCCGATGTCGAATTTGATTCTGATGCTGATGTGGTTCCACATCACAAATTAACCATCAACAACACTAAGGCAATGAAGAATGCGTTAGAACGTATCCAATTACCATGGAAAAAGCATTCTTTCCAAGAACATCAAACTATTACATCCAAGAGCAATACTGATGAAGgtattaaagatatttatgATGACACTGAAAGAGAATTAGCATTTTATAAACAATCTTTGGAAGCCGTTCAAGAAGCTCGTGAAGAATTGAATAGATTAAAGGTACCATTTAAGAGACCATTAGATTATTTTGCTGAAATGGTAAAGAATGATGAACATATGGACAAGATTAAAGGTAAGCTAGTTCAAGAAGCTAGTGAAAAGAAAGCCCGTGAAGAAGCTAGAAGACAAAGAAACTTAAAGAAATTCGGTAAGCAAGTTCAAGTTGCTACTTTACAGAAGAGACAAATAGAAAAGAGAGATACATTAGAGAAgattaaatctttaaagaaaaagagaaaGCACAGTGAAATTGGTGGAGAAGAATTTAATGTTGGTATTGAAGAAGCTGCCGCAAGTGAGGAAAGTAATAATCGTTTCAAAAGAGCCAAAGCTAATAgtaaaagagaaaataaaaatactaaataTGGTTTTGGTGGTATGAAAAGATTTAAGAGAAAGAATGACGCTGAATCCTCTATGAACATTACTGGTTTTTCACAAAGAAAGATGAAAGGTAAAAGTGTCAGACCAGGTAAGAGTAGAAGACGCTGAAGCACAcattcaaaatttcaaataacaGAAAATCCTTTACCTGTCTATGAATATatagataaatatatatatatatatgtatatatattatataactTTTTATTGTAAATTAGAACCACATGTATTGACAGGAATCAATTTTTATACTCTAAAGTTTACCGGGCATACTTCATCCATTCATTAAACTAATCGAAGGTACAATGTGGATACTAGCTATTTTGTGTCTTTCGTTTAACTTCAACGTTATATCGGACATATTAATATACGAGAGTGTATGGAATTTCGATTTCTAATTGATATACATTTTCCCGATCTTGGAAATATGCATGCAAAAAACTGCGAGAAATAAAGGAAGCAACCTTATATAAAGATGTTATAAATTTGGATTAGAGTTTAACcaacaaaaagaaaagtaatATCCCAACTTGACAGATATCAACAAAATGAGCAAGAAGAGTGTTAATAAAACTAAGTTTTTAAGCAGATTTCCAATTATCGTGGAAGAATTGACCCAAAGTTTGAAAGATTATGGGATGCCCCAAGAAGCCATCGATTGGTTTGCTAAATCTCT
This DNA window, taken from Henningerozyma blattae CBS 6284 chromosome 3, complete genome, encodes the following:
- the LST4 gene encoding Lst4p (similar to Saccharomyces cerevisiae LST4 (YKL176C); ancestral locus Anc_1.171); the protein is MLAHLLRKSPNSSLINPSNNSNNSNISSNSNFSTHYTNNSNNQASNLYSGSLHAKFHSNANVDTSSVNFNTTDTNIPKVYAQNHMLDHMYDDLKFKLFGTNTLKDKNDRICNIQTENKEKPTMTNPPSLIRRTSSSLSLSNERFQDGFGVFIVEETAKRMSRCSYRIAMEYVSIKGTAIQKIRPNELKEYIFGSPIRLSNSTQTTKIRFIPTSGLIMVTRLFYFEAGSNRLAICFCVPKKYLVAICEVWKQVSLWFDRIQDIIINLIKNRGANNNYRSFVLSPCGGNNGDNSEILLPVDIRNQYPVEAERIITCLKKMLIPNIESIYITPRLFMYPTTSKGFVESWFIDVFNWLEIKDGNKMGFLTVLMAKIMMDFRDLLKKSDVTRIVILSGNPVVANKLIFILSGLLGPKYKGRVEFDTMGNSNLLSIGHKKKPYNFKDHLPNTNNTNYNHNNNNNHNHNNANNASFDSINNMRQPSETGTVTSSEEASNATVEQFPSLTMHSTSKGWEIPKKRGTTNLASISSNEFLGDVIQPSSFKSGSSSLHHLFSSISSQTGSHGSWFSKRPTISQHMQHTPSTISSGSYDRLPSLFRSSSNTSIFGGQGSGQGRTFSNLSSSFATTALASFSTPQQSPSISEYDDYPWFGTPSTNNSNTNNTELFSYNNGSLSYKKNSKYNFPMVNLQLERNYQRLSQESILDEAFDRISKDTTMELIDTVDNQNDSSTDYKITMGNENHASVLEVPMRDLDDDKNEESILEGISDTEQLPRYTIFQPYYNGLFQLQACPQGSESEHKVTLSMKQELYNHSEVHTLLVLPGTREIKEVIMSKKSLTENGKSKICTNDSNTDLESLISPNSTERVILRTKRIFGNGRIISNNGITPTTNLASTAITPDTTGGLLVDYATLIEDILKQANDIFMSTSTSNILSTNNTNNDNNNNITSINNLASTAPATAASTANNTTVQDIGPITGSSVVATSMASPHFTQNSTTATIAGPIARDDISSIRDDLSSLKDDIPNTRDDTPSASNDTCNVEPMNRGLQLQALFTKLLNPELSLPNPIPT
- the TPO5 gene encoding Tpo5p (similar to Saccharomyces cerevisiae TPO5 (YKL174C); ancestral locus Anc_1.173), which encodes MVQDYRPLPVPESLRDINIPKPDEIFDNLYTIFHDDAETEGPQEVEHFNYHQDLDKSLLSRGSVMGLGFGLMSPVLGMCTSMAIGLMNGGPATIMWGFLISGIMVWFCSLSLGEIVSKFPMELHVSSAMLAPKKLKLICSWYTGWLTLIGNWTMSTSITFAGAQLTISLILMANNDLISETNLIFFTVIVFYLVVTIVGIVNLKLARFIEIINKVCVYWIIYAILFIDILLLFFHSGKYRSLKFALFHFDNSLSGYANCFVSFIIGFQQSNFTLQGFSMLPALADEVKEAERDIPRAMSASVLISTVSGFIFLLPIMLILPDNTNLFADHKILPIVSIFTQSTHSTFVSFFLVLMILGNLFFSGIGSITTSSRVVYSFSRDHAIPKHEFWTYVDPQSVSKVPKYSVLLSMAVSYLLGILALFSTAAFNAFIGAAVLCLCSATVLPLVLVLFTRRRILRNAPIKIHYKLGWIVNITSIVWLLLSMGSVCLPSQVPVTVRTMNYALIVYVACLIAITILYFRWGKYHFTLPLVDEDYKNLTSIMESATSSNFPTNFAFSKKNDDQTSTPETVFDADVELEMGMSSSRNSISKEPLDSYDVTTGGLSMPTLIRSTSPHVDTNIFDSTDEFDLGTSPRSATMSTKEILGDQQRDNPFDERQQS
- the SNU114 gene encoding U5 snRNP GTPase SNU114 (similar to Saccharomyces cerevisiae SNU114 (YKL173W); ancestral locus Anc_1.174); protein product: MDEDLYDEFGNLIGQDAFDSDSASDLEETERHFNQSQESSDKEFDDDGNYLDNEIENSKALVSGALGTVYDSDVEVLSESEDRQSKDQPIVEPINDVNAHLKHLVYTRSNNDIPKMRYDPEYFLGTLHAPERVRNISVVGPLHSGKTSLVDLLVLDAFKKIPNMSKNVKLGWKPLKYTDNTKLEIDRGISTKLNGISFLATDLNDKSFALNILDTPGHVDFIDEMAVGISACDLAIICIDAVEGFTSIVAKLFDECKNRRKMGVLFVINKIDRLILEMRLPPNEAYLKMKQIVDEINEMSTDIEYCPTKNNVLFASTKLGFTFSIKEFVQYYYSSKLPAEKSQGFCQRLWGDIYFEKGKFSSRRNNSKTPTFVEFILIPLYKIFTNTLANERSTLASLMKSNFNIHLGESDLTLDPQPLLRNILRQIFRSQQGLVDSLVNFDNNLIIDNKLNLSITHKINKTETALLAHALKNIDYGGEEWSLVRIYRGSITKGMKIRVTDSSMVPTNHNDFATNNNLQKQEFDTESILDESTESVVTDIVLLGGRFTTPVSEAFENQIVLIKGIYSSFIKSATITSVQEIRIPLFFPINYISDSVFKVVIEPYNPKELPKLLDGLNKVSKYYPGIKIKIEESGEHIIVGNGELYLDCVLYDLRNNYANMEIKISMPLTIFSESCSSESFASIPVKSSNNMIEISIGVEPLPLNLIKDLSENNISDEELNSNKRQMSKLLRTKYDWDSLEARNVWTFNNCNAFIDDTLEDETDKDKINTYKKQIIQGFHWAIREGPLAEEPIYGVKFKLLKLMIDDESQDTALISTQIIPLIRKACYVGLLTGKPTVLEPIYEVQVITKSNLIPIVEEVIRKRRGGRIYRNNNIGGSPLSEIKAQIPVIDSIGFEVDLRLATRGGAMCQLHFWNKIWREVPGNVMDKDAPIPKLKPAPYNSLARDFVMKTRRRKGLTNGGFMSNDGPTLESYIASDLYEQLVEGELV
- the EBP2 gene encoding Ebp2p (similar to Saccharomyces cerevisiae EBP2 (YKL172W); ancestral locus Anc_1.175) gives rise to the protein MAKGYKLKELLAHQKEVEKQDKIEQEKLSKKNEHLKKAEPKVVNSEDVKKSAIKKAITMEPVKDTEEYESNALSHKEKRKLKKQLKKMSELDTKKEKEEKENIEEQDDDEIEEEDDDEEKRLDLEKLSKSDSESESDDDDEEEDDEEAEKESESAEEEEEEEEVEDVPLSDVEFDSDADVVPHHKLTINNTKAMKNALERIQLPWKKHSFQEHQTITSKSNTDEGIKDIYDDTERELAFYKQSLEAVQEAREELNRLKVPFKRPLDYFAEMVKNDEHMDKIKGKLVQEASEKKAREEARRQRNLKKFGKQVQVATLQKRQIEKRDTLEKIKSLKKKRKHSEIGGEEFNVGIEEAAASEESNNRFKRAKANSKRENKNTKYGFGGMKRFKRKNDAESSMNITGFSQRKMKGKSVRPGKSRRR